The Lycium ferocissimum isolate CSIRO_LF1 chromosome 10, AGI_CSIRO_Lferr_CH_V1, whole genome shotgun sequence genome window below encodes:
- the LOC132032694 gene encoding uncharacterized protein LOC132032694 isoform X1, with translation MGTQVHYKGYMRDLSEDSNSSNWPLFYGDKTFTNGQYCNGFMSRTKTDAYPGYNKDVLKEKMLEHESIFKNQVVELHRLHRIQMDMMDEIKREELYKLRTSMDPSSSSSHLGSQVPSEDARKWHITSFPSANSKSGREVVNSPLNFSKGNGGHFGQCQLQNGCSSNICEVLEVRPSKVRKMLFDLELPADEYIDTDSNEQLQPNGVSSNPSYRVNGNYTVAQESSAKLFSNCGQNGSTSNTCLRSSNLLADLNEPAQLDEATPSPVEFLGYGNNHRDSRDLNTSAKSIPAFLASPRGATWNSHHARPNGSLNSRYVDSKGKERDWFSSAYETGNIKGSMASVPQSLEQDKLPTPSHAVQVMLNKAYQPPGIHSFHHTRDDLWKQRAVHSLETFHINREPNYTHVEPFGGSQMTSPHPFANSEWSRTVCSWGKPSGDFTQRPSSGHTNPSLLPSSVSKSGQASQNHGFFGEKWHISDNSRLNRFDHGSSSASRISPVCFPSASKVESLTSERLSTNGFPKDLNSTNDMNSVSEKGFDLNLLSQNEGPSECDIELVDGKREIQDPLSVFPWLKAKQSGRNEETDCNTRATKEVGETRSIRKILGVPILENSLASKTESSSLVSTSVVTLPSSPEGENSRHERKKMLIDINMPCDDLSMTEPEKPAAIEPPVPEKVMETKVNNIRNCFDLNSCITEDEDPFSVESNNVSVKKAVLEIDLEAPFVWDDEETDMPEEGGKQHEEKSSLSVEDKPEQRQDEIDRIAAEAIVAISSSCCDPSDDSSESLRWFVDVISSFAAEPEDGPERGREGKDVVIVAENGPERGRIGNDVAIVAENGPEVGRIGKDVAIFARSTAKELDYFEAMTLQLTETKEEDYMPKPFVPEFQKMEDGGTTSLTNRPRRGPARRGRQRRDFQRDILPGLVSLSRHEVTEDIQTFGGLMRATGHTWSSGLTRRTGGRNGRSRRTVFESVAPTPISPPILHQHNNIEASLEDKNLTGWGKTTRRPRRQRCAAGNPPVPLT, from the exons ATGGGAACACAAGTGCATTATAAAGGCTACATGAGGGACCTTAGTGAGGATTCTAACAGTAGTAATTGGCCTTTATTTTATGGAGATAAGACCTTCACAAATGGACAGTACTGTAATGGTTTCATGTCAAGGACAAAAACGGATGCATATCCAGGATATAATAAGGATGTCCTAAAGGAGAAAATGCTTGAACACGAGTCCATATTCAAGAATCAG GTGGTGGAACTGCATCGACTTCACAGAATTCAGATGGATATGATGGATGAAATTAAAAGGGAAGAACTTTACAAACTTCGGACATCAATGGATCCATCCTCTTCATCAAGCCACCTAGGATCTCAAGTACCATCTGAAGATGCTCGGAAATGGCATATCACCAGCTTCCCCTCGGCAAATTCTAAGTCGGGTAGAGAAGTTGTTAATTCTCCCTTGAATTTTTCAAAAGGGAATGGTGGACATTTTGGTCAATGCCAACTGCAAAACGGTTGTTCTTCAAATATCTGTGAAGTTTTGGAGGTTAGACCCTCAAAGGTCCGGAAAATGTTGTTTGATCTTGAGCTTCCAGCTGATGAGTACATTGATACAGATAGCAATGAGCAGTTGCAGCCTAATGGAGTATCTTCCAATCCAAGTTATCGTGTTAATGGAAACTACACTGTTGCCCAAGAGAGTAGTGCAAAATTGTTTAGTAATTGCGGACAAAATGGCTCAACTTCCAATACATGTTTAAGAAGCTCAAATCTGTTGGCTGATCTCAATGAACCAGCTCAGCTTGACGAAGCAACTCCATCACCTGTTGAGTTTCTCGGTTATGGCAATAATCATAGAGACAGTAGAGACCTAAATACTTCGGCTAAATCAATTCCAGCATTTCTGGCTTCTCCAAGAGGAGCCACGTGGAACTCCCATCATGCAAGGCCTAACGGCTCCTTAAATAGCCGCTATGTTGACAGTAAAGGAAAAGAGAGGGATTGGTTCTCTTCTGCATATGAAACTG GTAACATCAAAGGTAGCATGGCTTCAGTACCTCAGAGTCTTGAACAAGACAAGTTACCTACTCCTTCCCATGCAGTACAGGTAATGCTTAACAAAGCTTATCAACCTCCGGGAATCCATTCATTTCACCATACAAGAGATGACCTTTGGAAACAGAGAGCAGTGCATAGTTTAGAGACATTTCATATAAATCGTGAACCCAACTATACCCATGTGGAACCGTTTGGTGGTTCTCAGATGACTAGTCCACATCCATTTGCTAATTCCGAGTGGTCACGCACGGTCTGTTCTTGGGGGAAACCAAGTGGTGACTTTACTCAGAGGCCTTCGTCTGGTCATACAAACCCTTCGTTGCTCCCGTCTTCAGTAAGCAAGAGTGGACAGGCATCTCAGAACCATGGCTTTTTTGGAGAGAAATGGCACATCAGTGATAATTCTAGGTTGAACAGATTTGATCACGGATCTTCTTCGGCTTCCAGAATATCGCCAGTTTGCTTCCCATCAGCTTCTAAGGTTGAGTCTTTGACATCTGAGCGATTATCTACTAATGGATTTCCAAAAGATCTCAATAGCACCAATGATATGAACTCAGTGTCTGAAAAAGGTTTCGATTTGAATCTGCTATCTCAAAATGAGGGACCATCCGAGTGTGATATTGAGTTGGTTGATGGAAAAAGAGAGATTCAAGACCCTCTATCAGTGTTTCCATGGCTTAAAGCTAAACAAAGTGGTAGAAATGAGGAAACAGATTGCAATACGAGGGCCACAAAAGAGGTTGGAGAGACCCGAAGTATCAGGAAAATTCTTGGGGTTCCAATTCTTGAAAATTCCTTGGCTTCCAAAACTGAATCATCTTCACTTGTTTCCacttctgttgttactcttccGTCCTCACCCGAGGGAGAAAATTCTAGACATGAACGGAAGAAGATGTTGATTGACATTAACATGCCCTGTGATGACCTTTCTATGACTGAGCCTGAGAAACCGGCTGCTATCGAACCACCTGTTCCTGAGAAGGTGATGGAGACGAAAGTTAACAATATCAGAAATTGCTTCGATTTGAACTCGTGTATTACTGAAGATGAAGATCCTTTCTCTGTTGAAAGCAATAATGTTAGTGTGAAGAAGGCTGTTCTGGAGATAGATCTAGAAGCTCCTTTTGTTTGGGATGATGAAGAAACGGATATGCCTGAAGAAGGTGGCAAGCAACATGAGGAAAAATCTTCGCTATCGGTTGAAGACAAACCCGAGCAAAGACAGGATGAAATTGACAGGATTGCAGCAGAAGCAATTGTTGCCATCTCATCTTCCTGTTGTGATCCATCTGACGATTCTTCGGAATCGTTACGTTGGTTTGTTGACGTAATCTCTTCTTTTGCTGCTGAACCGGAAGACGGGCCTGAACGGGGAAGAGAAGGCAaggatgttgtaattgttgcagAAAACGGCCCTGAAAGAGGAAGAATAGGCAACGATGTTGCAATTGTTGCAGAAAACGGGCCCGAAGTAGGAAGAATAGGCAAGGATGTTGCAATTTTTGCACGTTCAACTGCCAAGGAACTAGATTACTTCGAGGCAATGACATTACAACTGACGGAGACCAAGGAAGAAGACTACATGCCGAAGCCTTTTGTTCCTGAATTCCAAAAAATGGAAGATGGAGGCACCACATCACTAACAAATAGACCCCGAAGAGGGCCTGCTAGGAGGGGAAGGCAGCGTAGGGATTTCCAGAGAGATATCCTTCCCGGTCTGGTTTCCTTATCAAGGCACGAGGTAACCGAAGACATTCAGACATTCGGAGGGTTAATGAGAGCTACGGGGCATACTTGGAGCTCGGGTTTGACAAGGAGGACAGGTGGCAGGAACGGAAGAAGCCGGAGAACAGTGTTCGAGTCCGTGGCCCCCACCCCAATAAGTCCCCCCATACTACACCAACATAATAATATTGAAGCTAGTTTGGAGGATAAAAACCTAACAGGGTGGGGGAAAACAACTAGACGCCCTCGGAGGCAAAGATGCGCTGCAGGTAATCCACCTGTCCCGTTAACTTAA
- the LOC132032694 gene encoding uncharacterized protein LOC132032694 isoform X2, producing the protein MDMMDEIKREELYKLRTSMDPSSSSSHLGSQVPSEDARKWHITSFPSANSKSGREVVNSPLNFSKGNGGHFGQCQLQNGCSSNICEVLEVRPSKVRKMLFDLELPADEYIDTDSNEQLQPNGVSSNPSYRVNGNYTVAQESSAKLFSNCGQNGSTSNTCLRSSNLLADLNEPAQLDEATPSPVEFLGYGNNHRDSRDLNTSAKSIPAFLASPRGATWNSHHARPNGSLNSRYVDSKGKERDWFSSAYETGNIKGSMASVPQSLEQDKLPTPSHAVQVMLNKAYQPPGIHSFHHTRDDLWKQRAVHSLETFHINREPNYTHVEPFGGSQMTSPHPFANSEWSRTVCSWGKPSGDFTQRPSSGHTNPSLLPSSVSKSGQASQNHGFFGEKWHISDNSRLNRFDHGSSSASRISPVCFPSASKVESLTSERLSTNGFPKDLNSTNDMNSVSEKGFDLNLLSQNEGPSECDIELVDGKREIQDPLSVFPWLKAKQSGRNEETDCNTRATKEVGETRSIRKILGVPILENSLASKTESSSLVSTSVVTLPSSPEGENSRHERKKMLIDINMPCDDLSMTEPEKPAAIEPPVPEKVMETKVNNIRNCFDLNSCITEDEDPFSVESNNVSVKKAVLEIDLEAPFVWDDEETDMPEEGGKQHEEKSSLSVEDKPEQRQDEIDRIAAEAIVAISSSCCDPSDDSSESLRWFVDVISSFAAEPEDGPERGREGKDVVIVAENGPERGRIGNDVAIVAENGPEVGRIGKDVAIFARSTAKELDYFEAMTLQLTETKEEDYMPKPFVPEFQKMEDGGTTSLTNRPRRGPARRGRQRRDFQRDILPGLVSLSRHEVTEDIQTFGGLMRATGHTWSSGLTRRTGGRNGRSRRTVFESVAPTPISPPILHQHNNIEASLEDKNLTGWGKTTRRPRRQRCAAGNPPVPLT; encoded by the exons ATGGATATGATGGATGAAATTAAAAGGGAAGAACTTTACAAACTTCGGACATCAATGGATCCATCCTCTTCATCAAGCCACCTAGGATCTCAAGTACCATCTGAAGATGCTCGGAAATGGCATATCACCAGCTTCCCCTCGGCAAATTCTAAGTCGGGTAGAGAAGTTGTTAATTCTCCCTTGAATTTTTCAAAAGGGAATGGTGGACATTTTGGTCAATGCCAACTGCAAAACGGTTGTTCTTCAAATATCTGTGAAGTTTTGGAGGTTAGACCCTCAAAGGTCCGGAAAATGTTGTTTGATCTTGAGCTTCCAGCTGATGAGTACATTGATACAGATAGCAATGAGCAGTTGCAGCCTAATGGAGTATCTTCCAATCCAAGTTATCGTGTTAATGGAAACTACACTGTTGCCCAAGAGAGTAGTGCAAAATTGTTTAGTAATTGCGGACAAAATGGCTCAACTTCCAATACATGTTTAAGAAGCTCAAATCTGTTGGCTGATCTCAATGAACCAGCTCAGCTTGACGAAGCAACTCCATCACCTGTTGAGTTTCTCGGTTATGGCAATAATCATAGAGACAGTAGAGACCTAAATACTTCGGCTAAATCAATTCCAGCATTTCTGGCTTCTCCAAGAGGAGCCACGTGGAACTCCCATCATGCAAGGCCTAACGGCTCCTTAAATAGCCGCTATGTTGACAGTAAAGGAAAAGAGAGGGATTGGTTCTCTTCTGCATATGAAACTG GTAACATCAAAGGTAGCATGGCTTCAGTACCTCAGAGTCTTGAACAAGACAAGTTACCTACTCCTTCCCATGCAGTACAGGTAATGCTTAACAAAGCTTATCAACCTCCGGGAATCCATTCATTTCACCATACAAGAGATGACCTTTGGAAACAGAGAGCAGTGCATAGTTTAGAGACATTTCATATAAATCGTGAACCCAACTATACCCATGTGGAACCGTTTGGTGGTTCTCAGATGACTAGTCCACATCCATTTGCTAATTCCGAGTGGTCACGCACGGTCTGTTCTTGGGGGAAACCAAGTGGTGACTTTACTCAGAGGCCTTCGTCTGGTCATACAAACCCTTCGTTGCTCCCGTCTTCAGTAAGCAAGAGTGGACAGGCATCTCAGAACCATGGCTTTTTTGGAGAGAAATGGCACATCAGTGATAATTCTAGGTTGAACAGATTTGATCACGGATCTTCTTCGGCTTCCAGAATATCGCCAGTTTGCTTCCCATCAGCTTCTAAGGTTGAGTCTTTGACATCTGAGCGATTATCTACTAATGGATTTCCAAAAGATCTCAATAGCACCAATGATATGAACTCAGTGTCTGAAAAAGGTTTCGATTTGAATCTGCTATCTCAAAATGAGGGACCATCCGAGTGTGATATTGAGTTGGTTGATGGAAAAAGAGAGATTCAAGACCCTCTATCAGTGTTTCCATGGCTTAAAGCTAAACAAAGTGGTAGAAATGAGGAAACAGATTGCAATACGAGGGCCACAAAAGAGGTTGGAGAGACCCGAAGTATCAGGAAAATTCTTGGGGTTCCAATTCTTGAAAATTCCTTGGCTTCCAAAACTGAATCATCTTCACTTGTTTCCacttctgttgttactcttccGTCCTCACCCGAGGGAGAAAATTCTAGACATGAACGGAAGAAGATGTTGATTGACATTAACATGCCCTGTGATGACCTTTCTATGACTGAGCCTGAGAAACCGGCTGCTATCGAACCACCTGTTCCTGAGAAGGTGATGGAGACGAAAGTTAACAATATCAGAAATTGCTTCGATTTGAACTCGTGTATTACTGAAGATGAAGATCCTTTCTCTGTTGAAAGCAATAATGTTAGTGTGAAGAAGGCTGTTCTGGAGATAGATCTAGAAGCTCCTTTTGTTTGGGATGATGAAGAAACGGATATGCCTGAAGAAGGTGGCAAGCAACATGAGGAAAAATCTTCGCTATCGGTTGAAGACAAACCCGAGCAAAGACAGGATGAAATTGACAGGATTGCAGCAGAAGCAATTGTTGCCATCTCATCTTCCTGTTGTGATCCATCTGACGATTCTTCGGAATCGTTACGTTGGTTTGTTGACGTAATCTCTTCTTTTGCTGCTGAACCGGAAGACGGGCCTGAACGGGGAAGAGAAGGCAaggatgttgtaattgttgcagAAAACGGCCCTGAAAGAGGAAGAATAGGCAACGATGTTGCAATTGTTGCAGAAAACGGGCCCGAAGTAGGAAGAATAGGCAAGGATGTTGCAATTTTTGCACGTTCAACTGCCAAGGAACTAGATTACTTCGAGGCAATGACATTACAACTGACGGAGACCAAGGAAGAAGACTACATGCCGAAGCCTTTTGTTCCTGAATTCCAAAAAATGGAAGATGGAGGCACCACATCACTAACAAATAGACCCCGAAGAGGGCCTGCTAGGAGGGGAAGGCAGCGTAGGGATTTCCAGAGAGATATCCTTCCCGGTCTGGTTTCCTTATCAAGGCACGAGGTAACCGAAGACATTCAGACATTCGGAGGGTTAATGAGAGCTACGGGGCATACTTGGAGCTCGGGTTTGACAAGGAGGACAGGTGGCAGGAACGGAAGAAGCCGGAGAACAGTGTTCGAGTCCGTGGCCCCCACCCCAATAAGTCCCCCCATACTACACCAACATAATAATATTGAAGCTAGTTTGGAGGATAAAAACCTAACAGGGTGGGGGAAAACAACTAGACGCCCTCGGAGGCAAAGATGCGCTGCAGGTAATCCACCTGTCCCGTTAACTTAA